From a single Cydia amplana chromosome 22, ilCydAmpl1.1, whole genome shotgun sequence genomic region:
- the LOC134658520 gene encoding collagen alpha-2(IV) chain-like, with protein sequence MDWDTLPGFNGSPGLRGMPGEPVDMGPIGPPGVPIPVGLPGLTGEPGLPGFPGLPGERGVEGPMGPPGARGLIGLAGLPGEPGVAGPMGPPGAPGLIGFPGLPGEPGIAGPVGPPGARGLIGLPGWPGKPGVEGPMGLPGDIGFTGLKGEKGEPGLPVPLMFTEKQISSGVLLVKHSQTQVIPSCDAGHVKLWEGYSLFSKDLGDAGSCVRKFNTMPFQTCSGSDCNSYLRRNDNSYWLTTGEPLLSNHVIGQDIKKYISRCVVCDVPHNVMAVHSQSVIEPSCPTGWDALWTGHSFATYGEDVSAEALASPGSCLLDFNMVPVIECGGEEGSCLHRVAGGRLSFWLAAVDDEFLAPGPRIISQNDARSQVSRCAVCSRH encoded by the exons ATGGACTGGGACACATTACCTGGTTTTAATGGATCTCCAGGTTTACGTGGTATGCCAGGTGAACCAGTAGATATGGGGCCCATCGGACCCCCAGGAGTACCTATTCCTGTAGGACTACCAGGTTTAACTGGAGAACCTGGACTGCCAGGTTTTCCTGGACTGCCAGGTGAACGCGGAGTTGAGGGGCCCATGGGACCCCCAGGAGCACGTGGACTTATTGGTTTAGCTGGACTGCCAGGTGAACCCGGAGTTGCGGGGCCCATGGGACCCCCAGGAGCACCTGGACTTATTGGTTTTCCTGGACTGCCAGGTGAACCCGGAATTGCGGGGCCTGTGGGACCCCCAGGAGCACGTGGACTTATTGGTTTACCTGGATGGCCAGGTAAACCCGGAGTTGAGGGGCCCATGGGACTTCCGGGAGATATTGGTTTTACTGGTTTGAAAGGTGAAAAAGGAGAGCCAGGATTGCCAGTACCGCTCATGTTTACAGAAAAACAAATTAGCTCAGGAGTATTGCTAGTGAAACACAGTCAGACTCAAGTAATCCCTTCCTGCGATGCTGGGCATGTTAAACTTTGGGAAGGATATTCGCTGTTTTCCAAAGACTTGGGTGATGCTGGTTCCTGCGTAAGAAAATTCAACACGATGCCATTCCAAACTTGTTCGGGGAGCGACTGCAACAGCTATTTAAGAAGAAACGATAACAGCTATTGGTTGACTACTGGCGAACCTTTGCTGTCAAACCATGTTATTGGACAAGATATCAAGAAATACATCTCGAGATGTGTTGTGTGCGATGTGCCACATAATGTGATGGCAGTGCATAGTCAAAGTGTTATTGAACCGAGCTGTCCGACAGGCTGGGATGCATTGTGGACTGGACACAGTTTTGCCACA TATGGTGAAGACGTCAGCGCCGAAGCTCTTGCCAGCCCAGGCTCCTGTCTTTTGGACTTCAACATGGTGCCAGTGATAGAATGCGGTGGTGAAGAAGGCTCTTGTCTCCATCGTGTGGCTGGTGGACGCCTTAGCTTCTGGCTAGCTGCCGTTGATGACGAGTTCTTGGCGCCGGGACCAAGGATTATATCGCAGAATGACGCACGGTCTCAAGTGTCGAGATGCGCTGTTTGTAGCAGACATTGA